A section of the bacterium genome encodes:
- a CDS encoding bifunctional 4-hydroxy-2-oxoglutarate aldolase/2-dehydro-3-deoxy-phosphogluconate aldolase — MSAAVDAHEALATILRGRVVPIVRTRSTAWAADVAEILATSGMDVIEITFTVPDAPAVIRSLRERFPEILIGAGTVTDAATADAAVDAGAQFLLSPALCPGMVQVARRRGVLAVPGAYTPTEVLAAVDAGAELVKIFPAESGGPAHVRALLGPLPHVRLLPTGGVRPDNIREWLAAGAAAVGIGSALVGPADQPVNAAAVRARAEVITAQVKGVRQGGSA; from the coding sequence ATGAGCGCCGCCGTCGACGCCCACGAGGCCCTCGCGACGATCCTGCGCGGGCGGGTCGTGCCGATCGTCCGCACGCGCTCCACGGCGTGGGCGGCGGACGTCGCGGAGATCCTCGCGACGTCCGGGATGGACGTGATCGAGATCACGTTCACCGTCCCCGACGCGCCGGCCGTGATCCGATCGCTCCGCGAGCGGTTTCCGGAGATCCTCATCGGCGCCGGCACCGTCACCGACGCCGCGACGGCCGACGCCGCCGTGGACGCCGGGGCGCAGTTCCTGTTGAGCCCGGCGCTCTGCCCCGGGATGGTTCAGGTCGCGCGGCGGCGCGGCGTGCTGGCCGTTCCCGGCGCGTATACGCCGACTGAGGTGCTCGCCGCGGTGGACGCCGGCGCCGAACTCGTCAAGATCTTCCCCGCGGAATCGGGCGGGCCGGCGCACGTACGGGCGCTCCTCGGCCCGCTCCCGCACGTGCGCCTCCTGCCGACCGGGGGCGTGCGGCCCGACAACATCCGCGAGTGGCTGGCGGCGGGTGCTGCGGCGGTCGGCATCGGCTCGGCCCTTGTCGGTCCCGCGGATCAGCCGGTGAATGCCGCGGCGGTGCGGGCGCGGGCCGAGGTGATCACCGCGCAGGTCAAGGGGGTCCGGCAGGGCGGGAGCGCGTGA
- a CDS encoding mandelate racemase/muconate lactonizing enzyme family protein: protein MRIADVKIYVMGSSWRNFVLARLRTDDGLEGIGEARPVNREEAVAAYLETAVHRYVIGSDPFNIEDLLLRVTRNDYEVPAAVEMTALAIVEMACWDLIGKAVGQPVYRLLGGACRDKIKAYANGWYQVARTPDEFAAAARRVVARGYRAMKFDPFGAGAGELERHEHLRSVALVEAVRDAVGPEVELFVEMHGRFTASQATALARDLERFAPGWIEEPVPPDQPGALARVAAHTTIPIATGERLHTRAAFRDLLAENVADVLQPDLTHCGGLLETKKIAAMAEAYGLVVAPHNVSGPVGTAAVLQLAACIPNLKIQEYFNDFAEPFVNDTALGLPQVTDGYFRLPTGPGLGVTLNEDVIEAHPYRRQHFNLFAEDWQRRQAKTVP, encoded by the coding sequence ATGAGGATCGCAGACGTCAAGATCTACGTCATGGGATCGTCGTGGCGGAACTTCGTGCTCGCCCGTCTGCGGACCGACGACGGGCTGGAAGGCATCGGCGAGGCCCGCCCCGTCAACCGGGAGGAGGCGGTTGCCGCGTACCTGGAGACCGCCGTCCATCGCTACGTGATCGGCAGCGACCCCTTCAACATCGAGGATCTGCTCCTGCGGGTAACGCGCAACGACTACGAGGTACCGGCGGCGGTCGAGATGACCGCGCTGGCGATCGTCGAGATGGCGTGTTGGGATCTGATCGGCAAGGCGGTCGGTCAACCCGTGTACCGACTGCTCGGCGGAGCCTGCCGCGACAAGATCAAGGCGTACGCAAACGGTTGGTACCAGGTGGCCCGCACGCCGGACGAGTTTGCCGCGGCGGCGCGCCGGGTCGTCGCCCGCGGCTATCGCGCCATGAAGTTCGATCCGTTCGGGGCGGGGGCCGGTGAACTGGAGCGCCACGAGCACCTGCGATCGGTTGCGCTCGTCGAGGCGGTGCGGGATGCGGTCGGCCCCGAGGTCGAGCTGTTCGTCGAGATGCACGGCAGATTCACGGCGTCCCAGGCGACGGCGCTCGCCCGCGACCTCGAGCGCTTTGCGCCGGGGTGGATCGAGGAACCGGTGCCGCCCGACCAACCCGGCGCGCTGGCGCGCGTGGCCGCGCACACCACGATCCCGATCGCCACGGGGGAGCGGCTCCACACTCGGGCGGCGTTCCGGGATCTGCTGGCGGAGAACGTCGCCGACGTCTTGCAGCCCGACCTCACCCACTGCGGCGGGCTGCTCGAGACGAAGAAGATCGCCGCGATGGCCGAAGCGTACGGCCTCGTCGTGGCCCCCCACAACGTGAGCGGCCCGGTCGGGACCGCCGCAGTGCTCCAATTGGCCGCGTGCATCCCGAACTTGAAGATCCAGGAGTACTTCAACGACTTCGCGGAACCGTTCGTCAACGACACCGCGTTGGGGCTCCCCCAGGTCACCGACGGCTACTTCCGCCTCCCGACCGGCCCCGGGTTGGGCGTGACGCTGAACGAGGACGTGATCGAAGCCCACCCGTACCGCCGGCAACACTTCAACCTGTTCGCCGAGGATTGGCAGCGCCGGCAGGCGAAGACCGTCCCATGA
- a CDS encoding MFS transporter — translation MTARRRAVRPGAGARPVEHDFVNRRILATLSYGHLATDLSQGGLPALLPVFRTEYHLSYTELGLIVLLANVSSSVIQPVFGVLSDRVKMHWLMPVGALVASAGMVLAVAAQHYAMVVAMIFVSGLGVAAFHPEGYKHAGLASGPRRATGMSYFSVGGNLGYGLGPAATSIAITVWGKYGITYILPFAIIGAILMWRIVSPWAASAPGGDAIAAAPVRSRESMRTGMSRGAVWIVGLLVTFVVLRSWVQVGTASYIPLYFTGIRHMNATYAGVLVSVFLGAGGIGTLLGGMAADRWGHRRMLIISMAVLPPFLWLIPRTMGAWPMLAALISGMAVVSTFAVAMVMAQNAIPHRIGLISGLIIGFAVGMGGVGTTALGVVADRWGVLRAMDITTLLPIAALAIALILPKDTHPRWNPMPSGSRMSTSGADAQAGER, via the coding sequence ATGACTGCGCGCCGGCGGGCCGTCCGCCCAGGGGCGGGGGCGCGGCCCGTCGAACACGATTTCGTGAATCGGCGTATTCTCGCGACCCTCAGCTACGGCCATCTCGCCACCGACCTCTCACAGGGGGGCCTCCCCGCCCTGCTCCCGGTGTTCCGGACAGAGTATCATCTCTCGTACACGGAGCTGGGACTGATCGTCCTGCTCGCGAACGTCAGCTCGTCGGTGATCCAGCCGGTGTTCGGCGTGCTGAGCGATCGGGTGAAGATGCATTGGCTGATGCCGGTAGGTGCGCTGGTCGCGAGCGCTGGCATGGTCCTGGCGGTCGCGGCCCAGCACTACGCGATGGTGGTAGCGATGATCTTCGTCTCCGGACTGGGGGTCGCCGCGTTCCACCCCGAAGGGTACAAACATGCGGGACTTGCGAGCGGCCCCCGCCGCGCGACCGGGATGTCGTACTTCTCGGTCGGGGGAAACCTCGGCTACGGCCTCGGCCCGGCGGCCACCAGCATCGCAATCACCGTGTGGGGGAAGTACGGGATCACCTACATCCTTCCGTTCGCGATCATCGGCGCGATCTTGATGTGGCGCATCGTGTCACCGTGGGCGGCGTCGGCACCCGGCGGCGACGCGATCGCCGCGGCGCCCGTCCGCTCGCGGGAGTCGATGCGGACCGGGATGTCCCGCGGGGCGGTCTGGATCGTCGGCCTGCTTGTGACATTTGTGGTGCTGCGGTCGTGGGTCCAGGTGGGCACCGCGAGCTATATCCCGCTGTACTTCACGGGAATCCGGCACATGAACGCGACCTACGCCGGCGTGCTCGTCAGCGTGTTCCTGGGCGCCGGCGGGATCGGCACACTGCTGGGCGGGATGGCCGCGGATCGGTGGGGGCATCGCCGCATGCTCATCATCTCGATGGCAGTGCTGCCGCCGTTTCTCTGGCTGATTCCGCGCACCATGGGGGCGTGGCCGATGCTCGCTGCCCTGATCTCCGGCATGGCCGTCGTGAGCACGTTTGCGGTCGCGATGGTCATGGCGCAAAACGCGATCCCGCACCGGATCGGCCTGATCTCGGGGCTGATCATCGGGTTCGCCGTCGGCATGGGCGGGGTCGGGACGACCGCGCTCGGTGTCGTCGCCGACCGGTGGGGCGTGTTGAGGGCCATGGACATCACCACATTGTTACCCATCGCAGCCCTCGCGATCGCGCTGATCCTCCCGAAGGACACCCATCCGAGGTGGAACCCGATGCCGAGCGGATCACGTATGTCTACCAGCGGCGCGGACGCGCAGGCAGGAGAACGGTGA
- a CDS encoding dienelactone hydrolase family protein produces the protein MVHPLLAGSRLGRRTLLRQAFAAGAAGAALLADLAGRTVWAAPAAPPPPPGSPPNKADAKAVTVSPQDPAITASAVEYPGLIGTMQGYLAAPVGGETYPGILVLHDAIGLTEHIRDVARRFARVGYTALAPDLLSRLGGTAKVGEQAKVIAALEAMSATDYLNELNASIRYLEARPQVSKTRIGVIGFGLGASLTLFLINANKDIKAAVVFPSQTPDPTAAPQITAPVLALFGDDDKSATDGLQGFDDATKKAGIVWQSKVEPKAGRGFFDDARTTYVADAAKDAWKLTLDWFNKYLQS, from the coding sequence ATGGTTCACCCGCTGCTCGCAGGATCGCGACTGGGACGTCGGACGCTACTCCGGCAAGCGTTCGCCGCGGGCGCGGCGGGCGCCGCGTTGCTTGCGGATCTCGCCGGGCGGACCGTCTGGGCGGCCCCGGCCGCCCCGCCCCCGCCGCCCGGGTCACCCCCGAACAAGGCCGACGCCAAGGCCGTCACGGTCTCGCCTCAAGACCCCGCGATCACGGCCAGCGCCGTGGAGTATCCTGGGCTCATCGGCACGATGCAGGGGTATCTCGCGGCGCCGGTCGGCGGCGAGACCTATCCGGGCATTCTGGTCCTGCACGACGCCATCGGCCTGACCGAGCACATCCGCGATGTGGCGCGGCGGTTTGCACGGGTGGGCTACACGGCGCTCGCTCCGGACCTGCTGTCCCGGCTCGGAGGCACCGCGAAAGTGGGGGAGCAGGCAAAGGTCATCGCCGCGTTGGAAGCGATGTCCGCGACGGACTATCTCAACGAGTTGAACGCCTCGATCCGCTATCTGGAGGCGCGACCCCAGGTGTCGAAGACAAGGATCGGGGTGATCGGATTTGGACTCGGCGCGAGCCTGACCTTGTTCTTGATCAACGCGAACAAGGACATCAAAGCCGCGGTCGTCTTCCCTTCGCAAACGCCGGATCCGACCGCCGCGCCGCAGATCACCGCGCCGGTGCTCGCGCTGTTCGGCGACGACGACAAGTCCGCCACCGACGGCCTTCAGGGGTTCGACGACGCGACGAAGAAGGCGGGCATCGTCTGGCAGTCCAAGGTCGAGCCGAAGGCCGGCCGCGGGTTCTTCGACGACGCCCGCACGACCTACGTCGCCGACGCCGCGAAGGACGCCTGGAAGCTCACCTTGGACTGGTTCAACAAGTATCTCCAGAGCTAG
- a CDS encoding nucleoside-diphosphate kinase — translation MQEIRNERTLILIKPDGVQRALTGEILARLERVGLKVVALKLVRAERSILERHYTTDEEWVRTIGGKTREAFESYGMDVTQVMGTDDPLEIGRRVREWLIDFMQTSPVVAAVLEGVHAVSITRKVVGNTLPVFAAPGTIRGDFSADAPTAANAGRRPVRNLIHASGTVEEAAHEIGLWFAPSEIHSYRRADEGVMFGEPGA, via the coding sequence ATGCAGGAGATCCGCAACGAACGCACGCTGATTCTGATCAAACCCGACGGCGTCCAGCGCGCATTGACCGGCGAGATCCTCGCACGCCTGGAACGCGTCGGGCTCAAGGTCGTCGCGTTGAAGTTGGTACGGGCGGAGCGCTCCATCCTGGAACGTCATTACACGACCGACGAGGAGTGGGTGCGCACCATCGGCGGCAAGACCCGCGAAGCATTCGAAAGCTACGGCATGGACGTGACGCAGGTGATGGGCACGGACGACCCGCTGGAAATCGGCCGGCGGGTCCGCGAATGGCTGATCGACTTCATGCAGACGTCTCCTGTGGTCGCGGCTGTCCTCGAAGGGGTGCACGCCGTCAGCATCACGCGCAAGGTCGTCGGCAACACGCTTCCCGTGTTCGCCGCACCTGGGACCATCCGCGGGGACTTCTCGGCGGACGCCCCGACCGCGGCGAACGCGGGGCGCCGACCCGTCCGAAACCTGATCCACGCCTCCGGGACCGTCGAGGAGGCCGCGCACGAGATCGGGCTGTGGTTTGCGCCCTCGGAGATCCACTCGTACCGTCGCGCGGACGAGGGCGTGATGTTCGGGGAGCCCGGTGCCTAG
- a CDS encoding M28 family peptidase: MIDLEAVSQSELTTFNRTIAQWTRLSGTSDERAAAEYVARQLKAFGYATQLVVHDAYISLPGAATLRVTSPEARALSVITHSMGMPTPRGGLTAELVYAGKGGVDEHKRAGAAGKFALVEGRATPQLAVNATAAGVAGIVCISGRHAHEMCCSPVWGNPSRRTAEELPEVVLLSVHRADGEALRELCRAGRVDVHATAEVQTGWTTTPIVVADLTPGHAEAEDRFVLFSGHLDSWYVGAMDNGSANATMLEVARVLAPHRKRLRRGLRLAFWSGHSHGRYSSSAWYADTHWLELRARCLLHVNIDSVGAVDADDFGTNSMPQTAGVASWAVRRVAAAELDAHRVGRNSDQSFLGVGVPSIFGSISRQADGTLGWWWHTPHDTLDKIDPARLVRDAKIFVLALDRILTDPVVPLDYDAAATDLREQLALLAGAAGPSFDLTPAVAAASRLETLCRRLSRAGARGRNGGAPAAAINTCIHALGRSLVPATYTSAGRYAHDPALETVFLPGLQPAATLPSIGGDSDAGRFLRVDLVRARNAVTDAIHHACRSVEDCLASLAGPGKGAAGARPRRKPAPRRAAGSRPARATARRASGGSRRAARRARPQSRRASPGTRRRGTSA; encoded by the coding sequence GTGATCGATCTGGAGGCCGTCTCGCAGTCCGAGTTGACGACGTTCAACCGCACGATCGCCCAATGGACGCGTCTGTCCGGCACGAGCGACGAGCGGGCCGCCGCCGAGTACGTCGCGCGGCAGCTCAAGGCGTTCGGCTACGCGACGCAGCTCGTCGTGCACGACGCGTACATCAGCCTGCCCGGCGCCGCGACGTTGCGCGTCACGAGCCCCGAGGCCCGGGCGCTGTCGGTGATCACCCACTCGATGGGCATGCCGACGCCTCGCGGGGGGCTCACCGCGGAGCTCGTCTATGCGGGGAAGGGCGGCGTGGACGAACACAAACGTGCGGGGGCCGCCGGTAAGTTCGCGCTCGTCGAGGGGCGCGCGACCCCGCAGCTCGCGGTGAACGCCACCGCGGCCGGCGTTGCGGGCATCGTCTGCATCAGCGGCCGGCACGCACACGAGATGTGCTGTTCGCCGGTGTGGGGGAACCCGTCGCGGCGGACGGCGGAGGAGCTGCCCGAGGTGGTGTTGCTCTCGGTGCACCGCGCGGACGGAGAGGCGCTGCGCGAACTCTGTCGGGCCGGTCGCGTGGACGTGCACGCCACGGCCGAGGTGCAGACCGGTTGGACCACGACCCCGATCGTTGTCGCCGATCTCACCCCCGGGCACGCTGAGGCTGAGGACCGATTCGTCCTGTTCTCGGGGCACCTGGACAGCTGGTACGTCGGCGCGATGGATAACGGCAGCGCGAACGCGACGATGCTGGAGGTCGCGCGCGTGCTGGCGCCGCATCGGAAGCGGTTGCGACGCGGGCTGCGGCTGGCGTTCTGGTCCGGTCACTCCCACGGGCGCTACTCGTCATCGGCGTGGTACGCCGACACGCACTGGCTCGAACTGCGCGCGCGCTGCCTGCTGCACGTCAACATCGACTCCGTGGGTGCGGTCGACGCAGACGACTTCGGCACCAACTCAATGCCGCAAACGGCCGGCGTCGCCAGCTGGGCGGTGCGCCGGGTCGCGGCGGCGGAGCTCGACGCCCACCGCGTCGGGCGCAACTCCGATCAGTCGTTCCTCGGCGTAGGGGTCCCCTCGATCTTCGGCTCGATCTCTCGGCAGGCCGACGGCACGCTCGGGTGGTGGTGGCACACGCCGCACGATACGCTCGACAAGATCGATCCGGCGCGGCTCGTGCGAGACGCCAAGATCTTCGTGCTGGCGCTCGACCGGATCCTGACGGATCCCGTGGTACCGCTCGACTACGACGCGGCGGCGACGGACCTGCGCGAACAACTGGCGCTGCTCGCGGGGGCGGCCGGCCCGTCGTTCGACCTCACGCCCGCCGTGGCAGCGGCATCCCGCCTGGAGACGCTGTGCCGGCGCCTGTCCCGCGCCGGCGCGCGCGGCCGGAACGGCGGTGCGCCGGCCGCGGCGATCAACACCTGCATCCATGCGCTGGGTCGGTCCCTGGTTCCCGCGACATACACGTCCGCGGGCCGGTACGCGCACGATCCCGCGCTCGAGACCGTGTTCCTGCCGGGCCTGCAACCGGCCGCAACGCTCCCGTCGATCGGTGGGGACAGCGACGCAGGCAGGTTTCTGCGCGTGGACCTCGTGCGGGCGCGGAACGCGGTGACGGACGCGATCCACCATGCGTGCCGCTCGGTCGAGGATTGCCTCGCGTCCCTCGCTGGGCCCGGCAAAGGCGCCGCCGGTGCGCGCCCCCGGCGGAAGCCCGCGCCGCGGCGTGCGGCCGGGTCGCGGCCGGCCCGCGCAACCGCGCGACGTGCTAGCGGCGGAAGCCGCCGGGCTGCCCGCCGAGCACGGCCTCAATCTCGGCGAGCGTCGCCCGGCACACGTCGCCGGGGTACGTCTGCTTGA
- a CDS encoding sialidase family protein — protein MSPLVRAPRCLAPLVWLAVAYVAVPVRAAPPPATVVADGVTEDATASNNQVKLVRDAAGLVVAYVGTGAGGAQIYLARSADGGAHWTKLAQASDGPAPSRLPAIALDASGRLHLMWTRYDDGVGKIYYRVWADRWVGPQQRISPPNGYAGYPGLTVDRAGYPHVVWYGIRGGGAALYTRHGSIYEIYYAGFDGRAWSDPLLISTGVPDSVNAAIAAGPGGRLFAVWYQYDGRTYQIRYAERDRTWTAPEGVFHTPSDEFNPDLAVDAGAQVSLAWEHHTDLNSIIEYARRVGGRWQGPVTLSASGSPARHPSVAVTSTGVVYVAWDQDDGQIYARRYGGMWGPVLRLTADGGNSFPAVAADGAAAAVVWTHTSGHRSSVDYARVAPK, from the coding sequence ATGTCCCCCCTCGTGCGTGCTCCTCGCTGCCTCGCGCCTCTCGTATGGCTCGCTGTTGCGTACGTTGCGGTTCCCGTCCGCGCGGCACCGCCGCCGGCGACCGTCGTTGCGGACGGCGTCACCGAGGACGCCACGGCTTCCAACAACCAGGTCAAGCTCGTGCGGGACGCGGCCGGTCTTGTCGTCGCGTACGTCGGTACGGGCGCCGGCGGCGCGCAGATCTACCTCGCGCGTTCCGCGGACGGCGGGGCGCACTGGACGAAGCTGGCGCAGGCCAGTGACGGGCCGGCGCCGTCGCGTCTGCCCGCGATCGCGCTCGACGCATCGGGCCGGCTCCACCTCATGTGGACGCGCTACGACGACGGCGTGGGCAAGATCTACTACCGCGTATGGGCCGACCGGTGGGTCGGGCCACAGCAGCGGATCTCACCGCCGAACGGCTACGCCGGGTACCCTGGGCTCACCGTGGACCGGGCCGGATACCCTCACGTGGTGTGGTACGGCATTCGCGGCGGCGGCGCGGCGCTGTACACGCGACACGGGTCGATCTACGAGATCTACTACGCCGGGTTTGACGGGCGCGCGTGGTCCGACCCGCTCTTGATTTCCACCGGGGTTCCCGACTCGGTGAACGCGGCGATCGCCGCCGGACCCGGCGGCCGGTTGTTCGCCGTCTGGTACCAGTATGACGGCCGAACCTACCAGATCCGCTACGCCGAGCGCGATCGGACATGGACGGCGCCGGAGGGCGTGTTCCACACGCCGTCCGACGAATTCAACCCGGACCTCGCGGTGGACGCCGGGGCCCAGGTCTCGCTCGCGTGGGAGCACCACACCGACCTCAACTCGATCATCGAGTACGCGCGGCGGGTCGGCGGCCGGTGGCAGGGTCCCGTGACGCTGTCGGCGAGCGGCTCGCCGGCGCGGCACCCGTCGGTCGCCGTCACGTCCACGGGCGTGGTGTACGTGGCGTGGGACCAGGACGACGGACAGATCTACGCACGGCGCTACGGAGGGATGTGGGGCCCTGTGCTCCGGCTCACCGCGGACGGCGGCAATTCGTTCCCTGCGGTCGCCGCCGACGGGGCGGCCGCCGCCGTGGTCTGGACGCACACGAGCGGCCACCGGTCCAGCGTCGACTACGCGCGGGTCGCGCCCAAGTGA
- a CDS encoding sugar kinase, translating to MSTARFDVVGIGEALVRLTPPGADVLETAAAYTVQVGGAEANVCANLAALGVRTAWMSRLPANPLGRRVASAFAGLGVNVDGIRWAPQGRVGLVFVQPGAPPRSGEVLYYRLDSAFSEIDADEIAWSVLDGASLLHLTGITPALGTGPRRLVERAIVEAQRRRVRVSLDVNYRATLWTPAAAREVLEPLLRERDVVFLNERDARAVFGVEGDPESTAGTLRQRFHCGTLVLTLGAAGALARDGTGVRRHAAYPGEVVDRIGRGDAFASGFLYGYLRGDVDAGLSYGAAMAALKQTYPGDVCRATLAEIEAVLGGQPGGFRR from the coding sequence GTGAGCACCGCCCGGTTCGACGTCGTCGGGATCGGCGAAGCGCTCGTCCGGCTCACGCCCCCCGGCGCGGACGTCTTGGAGACGGCTGCCGCCTACACGGTGCAGGTCGGCGGCGCGGAAGCCAACGTGTGCGCCAACCTCGCCGCCCTCGGGGTCCGGACGGCGTGGATGTCGCGGCTTCCGGCGAACCCGCTCGGCCGGCGCGTCGCGAGCGCGTTCGCGGGGTTGGGTGTCAACGTCGACGGCATCCGTTGGGCGCCGCAAGGGCGGGTCGGCCTCGTATTCGTCCAACCGGGTGCGCCACCGCGGAGCGGCGAGGTGCTGTACTATCGCCTGGACTCGGCGTTCTCGGAGATCGACGCGGATGAGATCGCGTGGTCGGTCCTCGACGGCGCCTCCCTGCTTCACCTCACCGGGATCACGCCGGCGCTCGGCACCGGGCCGCGCCGGCTCGTCGAGCGGGCGATCGTCGAGGCGCAACGGCGACGCGTCCGCGTCTCCTTGGATGTGAACTATCGCGCCACGCTGTGGACGCCGGCCGCGGCGCGCGAGGTCCTGGAACCCCTGTTGCGCGAGCGCGACGTCGTCTTCCTCAACGAGCGTGACGCCCGTGCGGTGTTCGGCGTGGAGGGCGATCCGGAATCCACCGCCGGCACGTTGCGCCAGCGATTCCACTGCGGCACGCTGGTGCTGACGCTCGGCGCGGCCGGCGCGCTCGCCCGCGACGGCACCGGGGTGCGGCGGCACGCCGCGTATCCCGGCGAAGTCGTGGACCGGATCGGGCGCGGCGACGCGTTCGCCTCCGGGTTCTTGTACGGCTACCTCCGGGGCGACGTCGACGCCGGGCTGAGCTACGGAGCCGCGATGGCCGCGCTCAAGCAGACGTACCCCGGCGACGTGTGCCGGGCGACGCTCGCCGAGATTGAGGCCGTGCTCGGCGGGCAGCCCGGCGGCTTCCGCCGCTAG
- the ggt gene encoding gamma-glutamyltransferase, with amino-acid sequence MTDQGRSVVLAQRGMIATDHPLASVAGLQVLQEGGNAIDAATAAAGVLGVVTPMMTGLGGDTFIVYYQASSGRVLALCGSGVAPRSATPEYFTSRGHQTMPLAGMLAPSVPGAVDAMAASLERWGSGRFSLGRLLEPAIRYADAGFPITERLGGWFEEGAAALAQYPSSARVYLPHGRPPRVGEILVQSDLASSLRTVAEQGPRAIYEGGLAARIVDYARARGGLLDARDFATHRSEFADPISTTYRDLVIHATPPPSQALVMLEMVNILAQDDLGALPWGSAQAIHLAVEAKKLAFADRVAYVGDPRFIQNPLDRLLSAEHARERRRALDPLRAQTSVAAGSIHEHAGETTAFVVADAEGNVASYITSLSAPFGCAEVVDGTGILLNNRAGRGFSLVPGHPNIIAPGKRTMHTLMAFLATRAGAPYLAWATRGGDGQPQWDFQVWSAIVHHGMNIQAAIECPRWFSFPASDPATISSPFELRMEAGFPADTYEGLRRLGHHVVAPRVTTGGVQVIARDPQRRVYGGASDPRADGCAVGF; translated from the coding sequence ATGACCGATCAGGGACGCAGCGTCGTCCTCGCCCAGCGCGGCATGATCGCCACCGACCACCCGTTGGCGTCGGTCGCGGGCCTGCAGGTCCTGCAGGAAGGCGGCAATGCGATCGACGCGGCGACCGCCGCGGCCGGTGTGCTCGGCGTGGTCACGCCGATGATGACGGGGCTCGGCGGCGATACGTTCATCGTGTACTATCAGGCGTCGTCCGGCCGCGTGCTCGCGCTGTGCGGCAGCGGGGTCGCGCCGCGGTCTGCGACGCCGGAGTATTTCACCTCGCGCGGCCACCAGACGATGCCGCTGGCGGGCATGCTCGCCCCGTCGGTACCCGGTGCGGTGGACGCGATGGCCGCGTCGCTCGAGCGCTGGGGCAGCGGCCGGTTCTCGCTCGGCCGGCTCCTCGAGCCGGCGATCCGCTACGCGGACGCCGGCTTCCCGATCACGGAAAGACTAGGCGGTTGGTTCGAGGAGGGGGCTGCGGCGCTGGCCCAGTACCCGTCTTCCGCTCGCGTGTACCTGCCGCACGGACGCCCGCCACGCGTCGGCGAAATTCTCGTCCAATCTGATCTCGCCAGTTCTCTGCGTACCGTCGCCGAGCAGGGCCCGCGCGCGATCTACGAAGGCGGGCTCGCGGCGCGCATCGTCGACTACGCGCGGGCCCGCGGGGGACTCCTCGACGCCAGGGACTTCGCCACCCATCGCTCGGAGTTCGCCGATCCGATCTCGACGACGTACCGCGACCTCGTCATCCACGCGACGCCCCCGCCCTCGCAGGCGCTCGTAATGCTCGAAATGGTCAACATCCTCGCGCAGGACGACCTGGGCGCGCTTCCGTGGGGATCGGCGCAGGCGATCCACCTCGCCGTGGAGGCGAAGAAGCTCGCGTTCGCGGATCGCGTGGCGTACGTCGGCGATCCCCGGTTCATCCAGAATCCGCTCGACCGCCTCCTCAGCGCCGAGCACGCGCGGGAGCGGCGCCGGGCGCTCGATCCCCTCCGCGCCCAGACGTCAGTTGCGGCCGGGTCGATTCACGAACACGCTGGCGAGACGACGGCGTTCGTCGTCGCCGACGCGGAGGGCAACGTCGCGAGCTACATCACGAGCCTGTCCGCCCCGTTCGGCTGCGCCGAGGTCGTCGACGGCACCGGCATTCTGCTCAACAATCGCGCGGGGCGCGGTTTCTCGCTGGTGCCCGGGCACCCCAACATCATCGCTCCAGGCAAACGTACGATGCACACTCTGATGGCGTTCCTCGCGACGCGCGCCGGCGCGCCCTACCTGGCGTGGGCGACCCGCGGCGGAGACGGTCAGCCGCAGTGGGACTTCCAGGTCTGGAGCGCCATCGTGCACCACGGCATGAACATTCAGGCCGCCATCGAGTGTCCCCGCTGGTTCAGCTTTCCCGCCAGCGACCCGGCCACGATCTCGTCGCCGTTTGAGCTCCGGATGGAAGCGGGGTTCCCGGCAGACACCTATGAGGGCCTCCGCCGCCTGGGACATCACGTGGTCGCCCCGCGCGTGACGACCGGCGGCGTCCAAGTCATCGCGCGGGATCCGCAGCGGCGAGTGTACGGGGGGGCGTCCGACCCCCGCGCCGACGGCTGCGCGGTCGGGTTCTAG